In Ptychodera flava strain L36383 chromosome 17, AS_Pfla_20210202, whole genome shotgun sequence, one genomic interval encodes:
- the LOC139115265 gene encoding small ribosomal subunit protein bS1m-like: MAAPVLRQGLRNLPIFSRSLVVGRQLSSGKNSEVDPPDTESNSDQQLVDELLQTQDAKPKLTGFAQAYEKHASLVDEDPKAEKLEPVKTQESFATMFRNSAHVHIGSGKDQLVIGKIYHVVDDDLYIDFGGKFHCVCKKPENDPLIHKYHKGTKVRLRLHDVELAQHFIGATHDITLLEADATLLGLLDKRP; encoded by the exons ATGGCTGCGCCTGTATTGCGGCAAGGTCTTCGTAACCTTCCCATCTTTTCTCGAAGTCTTGTGGTCGGGAGACAACTATCGTCAGGGAAGAATTCTGAAGTTGATCCTCCCGACACGGAAAGCAACAGCGATCAGCAGCTTGTTGACGAACTGTTACAGACGCAGGATGCGAAGCCTAAGTTGACAGGCTTCGCTCAAGCTTACGAGAAACACGCGAGTCTCGTAGACGAAGATCCCAAAGCAGAAAAGTTGGAACCggtaaaaacacaggaaagcTTCGCAACTATGTTCAGAAATTCAGCACACGTTCACATCGGATCGGGGAAAGATCAGCTTGTCATAGGAAAGATATACCACGTTGTGGACGATGATTTGTACATTGACTTCGGTGGTAAGTTCCACTGCGTTTGCAAGAaaccagagaacgatccacttATACA CAAATACCACAAAGGTACCAAAGTAAGGCTTAGACTCCATGATGTAGAGTTAGCACAGCATTTCATCGGAGCAACACACGATATCACACTACTGGAAGCCGATGCAACATTGCTTGGACTGTTGGACAAACGTCCCTGA